A segment of the Acidobacteriota bacterium genome:
GCGTATCGGCGGTGTAGGACGGCCCCGTCGCTTCGATCTCGATGTCGCAGGCGAGCAACCCTTCCTGATCCTGGACGGCGAGGCACACCATCGCGAAGCGGTGCGCCGCCGAGGCCTGCGGCGGCGTGCGATGCGGCGGCACTCTCGAGGGAATCATCCAGACGACGTCGAGCGCCAGTTGCCGGCGTGCGGCGTGCGCGACGTCGAGGTGGCCGCGATGGATCGGATCGAACGTTCCGCCGAAGAGCCCCAGCCTCATGGCTCAGGCGGCATCCTGGCGCGCGACGGCACGCCACATCGCCTCGGTCAGCTCCGGCAGGCCCTGCCCGGTGACGGCCGAAACCGGGTACAGCGCCAGTCCAAGACGCTCGACGAACGTCTGGAGCCGTGCGAGCCGGTCGGGATCGTCGAGCGCGTCGATCTTGTTCGCGGCGACGATCTGGGGCTTTTCGGCGAGCGCGATGGCCAGCGGTTCGCCCGCGCCCACGAACCGCTCGAGCTCCCGGCGGATCACGCGCACATCCTCCACGGGATCCCGGCCCGACTCGGACGAGACGTCGACGACGTGGACGAGCACCTTCGTGCGCTCGAGGTGCGCGAGGAACTTCGTGCCGAGGCCGTGCCCTTCGTGGGCGCCCTCGATCAGGCCGGGCACGTCGGCGACGACGAACGAGCGATCGTCGCTGAGCTGGACCACGCCGAGGTTGGGCGTGAGCGTGGTGAACGGGTAGTCGGCGATCTTCGGCTTCGCCGCGGAGATACGCGAGATCAGCGTGCTCTTGCCCGTGTTGGGGAAGCCGACGAGCCCGACGTCGGCCACGAGCTTGAGCCGCAGGCGCAACCGGCGCGCCTCGCCGGGCTCGCCCGGCTCGGTGTGGCGCGGCGCGCGATTCGTCGACGTCGCGAACGCCGCGTTGCCGCGCCCGCCGCGGCCGCCCCGGGCGACGAGCACGCGTTCGCCCGTCTTCTGCAGATCGGCGATCGGGATCAAACCCTCGGGGCCCGTCTCGTACACGACCGTGCCTGGCGGAACTTCGAGCTCGAGGTCGTCGCCATCCGCGCCGGTGCAGTTGGAGCCCTGCCCGTGCCGGCCGCGCGGCGCCTTGAACTCAGGATGGAACCGGTACGTGACGAGCGTGTTGTGATGGGGGCTGGCGACGAGGTGGATCGAACCGCCGCGTCCGCCGTCTCCGCCGTTGGGGCCGCCGCGAGGCACCTTCATCTCGCGGCGGAAGCTCATGCAGCCGTTGCCGCCGTCGCCGGCCTGGACGACGATGTCGACTTCATCGACGAACATGGGTGGCGTCGCGGCCGATCACGCGGCCGCAGCGGCCGCGACGGGGCGATCAGGCCTTCTCAATCGGCTCGATGCTGATCACGCGG
Coding sequences within it:
- the obgE gene encoding GTPase ObgE, with protein sequence MFVDEVDIVVQAGDGGNGCMSFRREMKVPRGGPNGGDGGRGGSIHLVASPHHNTLVTYRFHPEFKAPRGRHGQGSNCTGADGDDLELEVPPGTVVYETGPEGLIPIADLQKTGERVLVARGGRGGRGNAAFATSTNRAPRHTEPGEPGEARRLRLRLKLVADVGLVGFPNTGKSTLISRISAAKPKIADYPFTTLTPNLGVVQLSDDRSFVVADVPGLIEGAHEGHGLGTKFLAHLERTKVLVHVVDVSSESGRDPVEDVRVIRRELERFVGAGEPLAIALAEKPQIVAANKIDALDDPDRLARLQTFVERLGLALYPVSAVTGQGLPELTEAMWRAVARQDAA